The following DNA comes from Falco rusticolus isolate bFalRus1 chromosome 12, bFalRus1.pri, whole genome shotgun sequence.
AGCCGGGTGCCTGGGATGTTCTCCCCAGGCCTGGGTGGCCACTGAGTGAGCCCCCCCAAgatgtgctctgcagctggacagCCAGGCACACGAGGAACAGGCACCCACAGGAGCCGGGGgacctgcctgccagcaggaaCACAGACATGAGGAAGCTGCAGGGCTCAGGTCTTTTATTGCAAAGAGGGAGATATGAAAAAGGACAGTCACCCCTCGGGTGCCCCCCCTGGgcctgcagctggctgagggGGGTGGTAGGCAGGGGAATGGAGGCCTCGCTCCCCAAGCGCAGGGACCCTGGCTCAGGCGGCAGGGAGCTGTCGAGCCCCGAGCCGGAGTGACCACGACAGCAGCGCAGGTGACCCACGGTGTCCCTGTGCAGTGCCCCAGCCCAAGGTCTGGCTGGCCAGGGGGCagtcccagcaggcagcactgccgAGGGGGGAGCCTGGCAtgggcagggctgcctggctgcgGCCCGGCACAGCGGGCAAACCCAGCCACCACCTCCGCTCCACTGCCTGTCCTGCTTGGTGGGGTGCTGAGGGCccgagcagccctgcaggggcCCTCACCATGCGACCCtcgggggccggggcagcgttgcccagggaggagggagcagggtcATTGCCCTCTGTCCGGGCAGGGAGCTCAGCAGCCTGCCTCGCGTCTGCGGGTACAGCCAGCCAGGCGGGGCAGTGCCCAGGCTGTGGCTCTTGCTGGCTTGTCACCTGTTGTCCTGGGCCAGCTcctcagggcaggcaggctggtcCTGGGACTTGTGCACCCCTGGTGAGGGCTGGGCCTGGGTGCCATGTGGCAAGGCCAGGTCTGGCCCCGGGGGCGTGTGGTGCCGGTGCCGCTGGTACTGCACAAATGTACAGACCTTCAGCCCGATGGCCAGCATGTTCTTGCCCATGAAGATGCTGGAGACCCGGGCATCCCTGAAGAAGACCATGTTGCTGCCTCGTATGAAGATGGTGGTGATGTTGACAGTGAGCATGCTCAGCATGGGGTACAGCATCATCCTGTGCGGCATGATGCCGATCCCTTGCATGCTGATCTCACAGAGGGACACACAAGGGAGGACCAGGAGCAAGATGTAGCAGTAGAAGAACATGATGCCCTCAGCCCAGAGCGGCAGCCCCTTCTTCTGGGGCTCCCATAGGTTGGCCTGGATGTCCAGCACATCCAGCATGTCCACAATGACCCAGAAGAGACGGTTGCGGAgatcttctttcttcttgaaTGTCCTGACGTACTCCATGTGCTCTGTGGCCACCAACAACACGTAGAGGGCTGGGATGCAGATGGAGAGCAGCAAGGTCAGCGCTTTGCGAGCTATGAGATCCAGGCTTTTCCGGTCAGCTTTATAGTTCTGGTACACAAAGTAGACTTTGATCTCCAGAACGAAGACATACAGGAACCAGAGGATCATGGCATAGCCCCGCTTAGCTGTCTTTACCTCCGCCCCGACCCAGATAGCCACATAGCGGAGCACCAGCAGGAAGCACACGTCACCCACTGCCACCATGACACAGATGCCCAGCTTCCTggagccctggctctgctccaccAGGTAGGCATCCATGAGGACAAGGCTGGTCATGATGAGCACAGTGAAGAGGCACACGTGAGGCTTGCTGACAGGTGGTGGGGGAACCATCCTGCATGGAGGAACAGACAGGGCTGTCAGGGAGTTGCTGGAattccccatccccacccttGGGCTCCTTTCTgcccccccctctccccaacAACTGTGGATGGCTGA
Coding sequences within:
- the LOC119156334 gene encoding transmembrane protein 121-like, which gives rise to MVPPPPVSKPHVCLFTVLIMTSLVLMDAYLVEQSQGSRKLGICVMVAVGDVCFLLVLRYVAIWVGAEVKTAKRGYAMILWFLYVFVLEIKVYFVYQNYKADRKSLDLIARKALTLLLSICIPALYVLLVATEHMEYVRTFKKKEDLRNRLFWVIVDMLDVLDIQANLWEPQKKGLPLWAEGIMFFYCYILLLVLPCVSLCEISMQGIGIMPHRMMLYPMLSMLTVNITTIFIRGSNMVFFRDARVSSIFMGKNMLAIGLKVCTFVQYQRHRHHTPPGPDLALPHGTQAQPSPGVHKSQDQPACPEELAQDNR